A DNA window from Drosophila pseudoobscura strain MV-25-SWS-2005 chromosome 2, UCI_Dpse_MV25, whole genome shotgun sequence contains the following coding sequences:
- the LOC4801873 gene encoding protein Abitram encodes MAATADPLEPFYFEHEEQQRICGKPVSPITDGFDANYPSVVDRFFTRFYYIRANAAYQVLYHSNRICLICLAPTHPALAQGIASLSFDVGNVDRSQNVVKGKAKKGGMILQADSTLALLTTETGQIYKIPSCIRGKLVEVNAALVAEPKLLEHLPEGAGYFAILLPKIENCDLIRESLLTQEQYEEHLKTNQEQNTEHLKTSTEQKEENLKTNEEMLIT; translated from the coding sequence ATGGCTGCCACCGCGGATCCCTTGGAGCCCTTCTACTTCGAgcacgaggagcagcagcgcaTTTGCGGGAAGCCGGTGAGCCCCATCACAGATGGCTTCGATGCGAACTATCCCAGTGTTGTGGATCGGTTCTTCACGCGCTTCTACTACATCCGAGCCAATGCCGCCTACCAGGTGCTGTACCACTCCAATCGCATCTGCCTAATCTGCCTGGCGCCCACGCATCCCGCCCTTGCCCAAGGCATTGCCAGTCTAAGCTTCGACGTGGGCAACGTGGATCGCAGCCAGAATGTGGTGAAGGGCAAGGCCAAGAAAGGCGGCATGATTCTGCAGGCGGACTCTACACTGGCGCTGCTCACCACGGAGACGGGACAGATCTACAAGATACCTAGCTGCATACGCGGCAAGCTGGTGGAGGTGAACGCTGCTCTGGTTGCAGAGCCGAAACTGCTGGAGCACCTGCCCGAGGGAGCTGGCTACTTTGCCATTCTTCTGCCCAAAATTGAAAACTGCGATTTGATCAGGGAGAGCCTGTTGACACAGGAGCAGTACGAGGAGCACTTGAAGACCAACCAGGAGCAGAATACGGAGCATTTAAAGACCAGCACggagcagaaggaggaaaATTTGAAGACAAACGAAGAGATGTTGATCACGTGA
- the LOC6897371 gene encoding COX assembly mitochondrial protein 2 homolog has product MHTDLASHLHTPACNKLIEELQACHDNNAFGRFIGICNSIDDKVVKCLKGERIARSAANRAKARENQAKYKEKLLHGETE; this is encoded by the exons ATGCATACGGACTTAGCTTCCCATTTGCACACGCCGGCCTGCAATAAACTAATCGAAGAGCTGCAAGCTTGCCACGACAAC AACGCTTTCGGCAGATTCATTGGGATCTGCAACTCCATCGACGACAAGGTGGTCAAGTGCTTGAAGGGCGAACGCATCGCTCGCTCCGCCGCCAACCGAGCCAAGGCGCGCGAGAATCAAGCAAAATACAAGGAGAAACTTCTGCACGGGGAGACCGAATAG
- the LOC6897372 gene encoding mediator of RNA polymerase II transcription subunit 22 translates to MASGSRITILPQSKEALLKSYNVRLKEDVRSMLENFEETLKLARRDSHSQISRTTQSEQDALEMQIRASNMVRAGESLMKLVADLKQYLILNDFHSVNEAITNNSQLFRSTQIECDKKLMKLRDEMAMDLYDLEEEYYTSIFK, encoded by the coding sequence ATGGCCAGCGGCTCTCGTATTACCATTCTGCCGCAGTCGAAGGAAGCCCTGCTCAAATCTTACAATGTGCGTCTCAAGGAGGACGTCCGCAGCATGCTGGAGAATTTCGAGGAGACTCTTAAGCTGGCACGCAGAGACAGTCACAGTCAGATTTCACGAACGACGCAATCTGAGCAGGACGCTCTTGAAATGCAGATACGCGCCTCCAATATGGTGCGGGCAGGAGAATCCCTGATGAAGCTAGTCGCCGATCTCAAGCAGTATCTGATTCTGAACGACTTCCACTCCGTGAACGAAGCCATTACGAACAATTCTCAACTGTTCCGATCCACGCAGATTGAGTGCGACAAAAAACTCATGAAGCTTAGGGACGAAATGGCAATGGACCTGTACGACCTGGAAGAGGAGTACTATACGAGCATATTCAAGTAG
- the LOC6897373 gene encoding protein BCCIP homolog, translating into MSASKRKNLNKMEVDQKDDDSSSSDENEDGIHPDAYTGNEEVQIDFEGRTPVDPDTQGISQLLQRLFLRAHINCNQMADLIIAQNHVGSVICQVDDDELESETDDNMVEEGTVFGITSVLNLSAKKDQPSVSQLRTYLLDRAKSHASETALEQLSYLLDNEEQPHLGFLINERFINIPAQICVPLFENLKMEIDHAKTKKMKFNFGTLLLLVKFFRKEAKKGQPAEDIYTNAEDELLSERAKFSFEWSVASECDSGMSGDWLEGDAVMTPYRKLLALDAKQFPQLIKDIQSYINNE; encoded by the exons ATGTCTGCCAGCAAGCGCAAGAATCTGAATAAGATGGAGGTAGATCAAAAGGATGACGACTCGAGCTCCAGTGACGAGAATGAGGACGGAATACATCCAGACGCCTACACTGGCAATGAG GAGGTGCAAATTGACTTCGAGGGTCGTACACCCGTGGATCCCGATACCCAGGGAATTtcccagctgctgcagcgtcTCTTCTTGCGGGCCCATATCAACTGCAATCAGATGGCGGATTTAATTATAG CTCAAAACCATGTGGGCAGCGTAATCTGCCaggtcgacgacgacgaactTGAGAGCGAAACTGATGACAATATGGTGGAAGAAGGCACTGTCTTTGGCATCACCTCCGTACTGAATCTGTCGGCCAAGAAGGACCAGCCAAGCGTCAGCCAGCTACGCACGTATCTGCTCGACCGCGCCAAGTCGCATGCCTCGGAGACAGCGCTGGAACAGCTTAGCTATCTGCTGGACAACGAAGAACAGCCCCATTTGGGATTCCTAATTAACGAACGTTTCATCAACATACCCGCACAGATATGCGTGCCGTTGTTTGAAAACTTAAAGATGGAAATTGACCACGCTAAGaccaaaaaaatgaaattcaatttcggAACATTGCTGCTCCTCGTCAAGTTCTTTCGCAAGGAGGCCAAGAAAGGCCAGCCTGCCGAGGATATCTACACCAATGCCGAGGACGAGCTGCTCTCAGAGCGTGCCAAGTTCTCCTTTGAGTGGTCTGTGGCCTCCGAATGCGATTCCGGCATGTCAGGGGACTGGTTGGAGGGCGATGCGGTGATGACGCCATACAGAAAGCTCTTGGCACTGGATGCCAAGCAGTTCCCGCAGTTGATTAAGGACATACAGAGCTAcataaataatgaataa
- the Dip-B gene encoding putative aminopeptidase W07G4.4 yields MGIEKFVPCTLRLNKLMKGSGTDCVCVIDQDVLPTELKATFDEHRSFDKSFDSSISCFRAANVEQPVVYAPVGDLNDYDDVRSYQEAAKKSMQKVLKAGFNTPLLFVPKVKRFPQAELCTVLGALEQLYVPIHLREAQPGKDTRVTTLNVQIDDPKADEILREALILEAGRYVARDIGGGDPERMAPSQVEKYVKNLFDKLSMNVISDSNTLQKDYPLFAAVNRAADVVERHRGRIIFLEYKPPKPARKTLMLVGKGVTYDTGGADIKAGGVMAGMSRDKCGAAAVAGFMKVVNEIKPEDIHVVAALCMVRNSVGEECYVADEIITSRAGLLVRIGNTDAEGRMCMTDALCRMKEMAIEQSLPDPHLFTIATLTGHAFMSAGEGQSIAIDNSVAHQADHARKLQAAGQTYGEPFEVSVLRPSDFAFNAGKVIGEDLVQANNAPSVRTPRGHQVPAAFMIMASGLDKHGINAKVPLKYTHIDIAGSAGEYPAMPTAAPLVSLVKTHLIG; encoded by the exons ATGGGCATCGAAAA ATTTGTACCATGCACCCTGAGGCTGAATAAGCTGATGAAAGGAAGTGGCACCGATTGCGTTTGTGTGATTGACCAGGATGTTCTGCCTACAGAACTTAAGGCCACTTTCGACGAGCATCGCTCGTTCGACAAGTCCTTCGATAGCAGCATCTCCTGCTTCCGAGCCGCTAATGTGGAACAGCCTGTGGTCTACGCACCCGTGGGAGATCTGAATGACTACGATGATGTGCGATCTTATCAGGAGGCTGCCAAAAAATCCATGCAGAAGGTCCTCAAG GCTGGCTTCAACACTCCGTTGCTGTTTGTGCCCAAGGTGAAGCGCTTTCCCCAGGCAGAACTGTGCACCGTGCTAGGCGCCTTGGAGCAGCTGTATGTT CCCATTCATTTACGTGAAGCCCAGCCCGGTAAGGACACCCGTGTAACCACCCTCAATGTGCAGATCGATGATCCCAAAGCGGACGAGATTCTGCGCGAGGCTTTGATTTTGGAAGCTGGTCGCTACGTGGCCCGCGACATCGGCGGTGGCGACCCAGAGAGGATGGCCCCCAGCCAGGTGGAGAAATACGTCAAGAATCTGTTTGACAAGCTCAGCATGAATGTGATCAGCGATTCGAATACCCTGCAGAAGGACTATCCTCTGTTCGCAGCCGTCAATCGGGCTGCCGATGTGGTGGAGCGTCACAGAGGTCGCATCATCTTCCTGGAATACAAGCCTCCCAAGCCTGCCCGCAAGACGCTTATGCTGGTTGGCAAGGGAGTAACCTATGACACTGGCGGTGCCGATATCAAAGCCGGTGGTGTAATGGCTGGAATGTCGCGCGACAAGtgcggagctgctgctgttgctggattCATGAAGGTGGTCAACGAGATAAAGCCGGAGGATATCCATGTCGTTGCCGCCTTGTGCATGGTCCGCAACTCCGTGGGAGAGGAGTGCTACGTGGCCGATGAGATCATCACTTCCCGAGCAGGTCTCCTCGTTCGCATTGGAAACACAGATGCCGAGGGACGAATGTGCATGACAGATGCTCTCTGCCGCATGAAGGAGATGGCCATCGAGCAGAGTCTGCCCGATCCGCATCTCTTCACGATCGCCACACTGACGGGCCATGCTTTTATGTCGGCTGGCGAAGGTCAGTCGATCGCCATAGACAACAGTGTGGCCCACCAGGCCGATCATGCTCGTAAACTTCAGGCAGCTGGCCAGACCTATGGCGAACCCTTCGAGGTCTCTGTGCTGCGTCCCAGCGACTTTGCCTTTAATGCTGGCAAGGTCATTGGAGAGGATCTGGTACAGGCGAACAATGCCCCGTCGGTGCGTACCCCACGCGGACACCAGGTGCCCGCCGCATTTATGATCATGGCGTCCGGGCTCGATAAGCACGGCATCAATGCGAAGGTGCCGCTCAAGTATACCCACATTGATATTGCCGGCAGTGCCGGGGAATATCCAGCCATGCCCACTGCCGCTCCTCTTGTCTCCCTGGTGAAGACTCACTTGATAGGCTAG